One region of Bacteroidales bacterium genomic DNA includes:
- a CDS encoding DUF6089 family protein, translating into MKKLIYLILLFLIPLITDAQRWKHERLSAFASIGNNYFLGDLGGGSKDGSHYFSVRDIDFKLTRPAFQAGVRYRLTRDLAVKPTVTYARLKADDALSGSLGRQSRNLHFRTNLWELGAQFEYYLIKEKHIGRYTFSSYKGINRISAYVSLGGGGFYFNPKSETLRDNNDWRELRPMQNEGVSYGTFAGYMSIGIGMKYNLTDRWAVGLDISNRYTTTDYLDDAHDTYSGKDNGFADRHFTIIYDEDMVPIDIGDTGDLYPEGKTMRGDPSYNDAYLFTLITCYYKINSVFSMPKY; encoded by the coding sequence ATGAAAAAACTTATTTACCTTATTTTATTGTTCTTAATTCCTTTAATAACTGATGCCCAAAGATGGAAACATGAAAGGCTTTCAGCATTTGCATCTATTGGCAACAACTACTTTTTAGGAGACCTCGGAGGAGGCAGTAAAGACGGATCGCATTATTTTAGTGTAAGAGATATTGATTTTAAGTTAACACGCCCTGCATTTCAAGCTGGTGTGAGGTATCGTTTAACCAGAGATTTAGCTGTTAAACCAACAGTTACTTATGCTCGCCTAAAAGCTGACGATGCTCTGTCAGGGAGTCTGGGAAGACAATCAAGAAACTTGCATTTCAGAACAAATCTTTGGGAATTAGGTGCTCAATTTGAATATTATCTCATAAAAGAAAAGCATATAGGAAGATATACTTTCTCAAGTTATAAAGGTATTAACAGAATTAGCGCATATGTATCCCTCGGAGGCGGTGGGTTTTATTTTAATCCGAAATCCGAAACACTTAGAGATAATAATGATTGGAGAGAGTTAAGACCAATGCAAAATGAAGGTGTATCATATGGTACGTTTGCCGGATATATGAGTATTGGTATAGGAATGAAATATAACCTAACTGACAGATGGGCTGTTGGTTTAGATATTTCAAACCGCTATACGACTACTGACTATTTGGATGATGCTCATGATACATATTCAGGTAAAGATAATGGTTTTGCAGACAGGCATTTTACTATCATATATGATGAAGATATGGTTCCGATTGACATTGGAGACACAGGAGATCTTTATCCGGAAGGAAAAACAATGAGGGGAGATCCTTCATATAATGATGCATACTTATTTACATTAATAACCTGCTATTATAAAATAAACAGCGTGTTTAGTATGCCTAAATATTAA
- a CDS encoding OmpH family outer membrane protein, with the protein MKKSIVSLLLIITFSLPTFSQKNAYVDTEYILSKIPAYENAQNKLDEISKEWQKEIENKYKEVEQKYKEYQTESALLSAEMKGQREDEIINLEQEANELKDKYFGNEGELYNKRKELVKPIQDEVYNAIKEIATEGNYGFIFDKSADMSLIYTDPKYDISDEILKKLGYN; encoded by the coding sequence ATGAAAAAATCAATCGTATCATTATTACTGATCATAACGTTTTCGTTGCCCACATTTTCGCAAAAAAATGCATATGTAGATACTGAATATATTTTAAGCAAAATACCTGCTTATGAAAATGCTCAAAATAAATTAGACGAAATTTCAAAAGAATGGCAAAAAGAAATTGAAAATAAATACAAAGAAGTAGAGCAAAAATATAAAGAATATCAAACCGAATCTGCATTATTGTCTGCTGAAATGAAAGGCCAAAGAGAAGATGAAATAATCAATTTAGAACAAGAAGCTAATGAATTAAAAGATAAATATTTCGGAAATGAAGGAGAACTTTACAATAAACGTAAAGAACTTGTAAAACCAATTCAAGATGAAGTATATAATGCTATTAAAGAAATTGCAACCGAAGGTAATTACGGTTTCATCTTTGATAAATCAGCAGATATGTCATTAATTTATACTGATCCTAAATATGATATAAGTGATGAAATTCTCAAAAAATTGGGTTATAATTAA
- a CDS encoding ribonuclease HII, with amino-acid sequence MLKSHLHKNKTEAGCDEAGRGCLAGPVFAAAVIFPQNYKNELLNDSKKLSEKKRYELREVIINDCIDWAVASVDNNEIDKINILNASIKAMHKAVAQLKTKPEYLLIDGNRFKAYEDIPHSCIIKGDGKYMSIAAASILAKTFRDDYMKNLHENFPQYNWDKNKGYPTAEHRNAIKNCGITEYHRKSFRLLQKQIKINFE; translated from the coding sequence TTGTTAAAATCCCACCTCCATAAAAACAAAACCGAAGCCGGTTGCGATGAAGCCGGAAGAGGATGCTTAGCCGGACCTGTCTTTGCTGCAGCAGTGATATTTCCGCAAAATTATAAGAATGAGCTTCTTAATGATTCAAAAAAGCTTTCGGAAAAAAAAAGATATGAATTAAGGGAAGTTATAATAAATGATTGCATTGACTGGGCAGTAGCATCTGTTGACAATAATGAAATTGATAAAATAAATATTCTTAATGCATCCATAAAAGCTATGCATAAAGCTGTTGCACAATTGAAAACAAAGCCTGAATATCTGTTAATTGACGGTAACAGGTTCAAAGCATATGAAGACATTCCGCATTCTTGCATCATTAAAGGCGACGGAAAATATATGTCAATAGCGGCAGCATCTATACTTGCAAAAACTTTTCGAGATGATTATATGAAAAATCTTCATGAAAATTTCCCTCAATATAATTGGGACAAAAATAAAGGATACCCTACCGCTGAACACAGAAATGCAATAAAAAACTGCGGTATCACAGAATATCATCGTAAATCTTTTCGATTACTTCAGAAACAAATAAAAATAAATTTCGAATAA
- the murI gene encoding glutamate racemase: protein MNLSPKQAIGIFDSGAGGLTVAAAVKNLLPNEKIIYFGDTAHLPYGDKSKETVKNYSIRITDFLLEKQCKIILIACNTASAAAYEAVKEKAGEDAIVINVIDPATEFVAQNSDFKKVGVIGTKGTISSGTYAKKIKLFNDNIDVVSLQTPLLVPMIEEGFIYDNISNAIIKEYLSNEKLNGIDGLILACTHYPIIKNQIRKFYNFKTTVIDSSVVTAKKLKEVLIQHKILNTENHVPEHEFFVSDYTDFFETLAEMFFDDKVNLQKKYL from the coding sequence ATGAATTTATCTCCCAAACAAGCTATAGGAATTTTTGATTCGGGAGCCGGCGGGCTTACGGTTGCTGCTGCCGTTAAAAACCTGTTACCAAACGAAAAAATTATTTATTTTGGTGATACAGCTCATCTGCCGTACGGAGATAAATCAAAGGAAACCGTTAAAAATTATTCGATCAGAATAACCGACTTCCTTCTTGAAAAACAATGTAAAATCATTTTAATTGCTTGTAATACTGCATCAGCAGCTGCTTATGAAGCCGTAAAAGAAAAAGCCGGAGAAGACGCAATAGTTATTAATGTAATTGACCCGGCAACCGAATTTGTTGCTCAAAACAGCGATTTTAAAAAAGTTGGTGTTATCGGTACCAAAGGAACTATATCAAGCGGAACTTATGCAAAAAAAATCAAATTGTTTAATGATAATATTGATGTTGTTTCATTGCAAACACCACTGCTCGTACCGATGATTGAAGAAGGATTTATTTATGATAATATCAGTAATGCCATTATCAAAGAATATTTATCAAATGAAAAATTAAACGGAATTGACGGACTGATTCTCGCTTGTACACACTACCCCATTATTAAAAATCAAATTCGAAAATTCTACAACTTTAAAACAACAGTAATTGACTCCTCTGTTGTAACAGCAAAAAAATTAAAAGAAGTATTAATTCAACATAAAATCCTAAATACAGAAAACCATGTCCCTGAACATGAATTTTTTGTATCCGATTATACAGACTTCTTTGAAACCCTTGCCGAAATGTTTTTTGATGATAAAGTTAATCTTCAGAAGAAGTATTTGTAA
- a CDS encoding DUF6089 family protein: MKKSLFIIVIIFTAINSFAQKFNIEPGITIGSSYYLGDINHTKQFYSPGLTIGLAFRHSFNEHYAVRLNILKAKISGNDADFPSLYQQIRAHAFVNNIYEIGLQTEFNFLEFNSRVKKSSAPYITAGLALAMSNSFQTFSLAIPIGVGYKYSVSKRLSLSAEWAFRNTTTDKLDLLLPADPSSKQLTKIKNFDWYSIAGLTITYNFASDKMWCPAYPKLNEHYGQKR; this comes from the coding sequence GTGAAGAAAAGCCTGTTTATTATAGTAATTATTTTCACAGCAATTAATTCATTTGCTCAAAAATTTAATATTGAACCCGGAATAACAATCGGAAGCTCATATTACCTTGGAGATATTAATCATACAAAGCAATTTTACTCTCCCGGTTTGACTATAGGTCTTGCATTCAGGCATTCTTTTAATGAGCATTATGCTGTGAGATTAAATATTCTTAAAGCTAAAATATCCGGCAATGATGCTGATTTCCCAAGCTTATATCAACAAATCAGAGCACATGCATTTGTTAATAATATATACGAAATCGGACTTCAAACAGAATTTAACTTTTTGGAATTTAATTCAAGAGTAAAAAAAAGTTCAGCTCCTTACATCACTGCAGGTTTAGCTCTTGCTATGTCAAATTCTTTTCAAACATTTTCACTTGCGATACCTATAGGAGTCGGTTATAAATACTCTGTATCTAAAAGGCTAAGCTTAAGTGCTGAATGGGCATTCAGAAATACAACTACAGATAAGTTGGATCTGCTGCTTCCTGCAGATCCATCCTCAAAACAATTAACCAAGATAAAAAATTTTGATTGGTATTCTATTGCCGGTTTAACAATAACTTATAATTTTGCAAGTGATAAAATGTGGTGCCCTGCCTACCCAAAACTAAATGAACATTACGGACAAAAAAGATAA
- a CDS encoding OmpH family outer membrane protein encodes MKVLLRLSIVVFFLTTAFGTVSAQKLKFGHTNSQKLVEEMPETKKAREELQTITEKHKKRFEEMQAEYQQKYTEILENSELADESPEKWDELTMEDKQAEFMSLQQRIQAYEQNASEKINQKQVELFTPITEKVQNAIKAVAEEEEFIYIFDESTLLYFSKTQSIDVTDKIKKKLAPANE; translated from the coding sequence ATGAAAGTATTATTAAGATTAAGTATTGTAGTGTTTTTTTTAACAACAGCATTCGGAACTGTTTCTGCACAGAAATTAAAATTCGGTCATACCAATTCACAGAAATTAGTTGAAGAAATGCCTGAAACTAAAAAAGCAAGAGAAGAACTTCAAACAATAACAGAAAAACATAAAAAACGCTTTGAAGAAATGCAAGCTGAATATCAGCAGAAATATACTGAAATTCTTGAAAACAGTGAATTAGCTGACGAAAGCCCCGAAAAATGGGATGAGTTGACAATGGAAGATAAACAAGCCGAATTCATGAGTTTACAACAAAGAATACAAGCTTATGAACAAAATGCATCAGAAAAAATTAATCAAAAACAAGTAGAATTGTTTACTCCTATAACGGAAAAGGTTCAAAATGCAATTAAAGCCGTTGCAGAAGAAGAAGAATTTATATATATCTTTGATGAATCAACTCTGTTGTATTTCTCAAAAACTCAAAGTATAGATGTAACTGATAAAATTAAAAAGAAACTTGCACCTGCAAACGAGTAA
- the bamA gene encoding outer membrane protein assembly factor BamA — MIKKIFLSVLLIFFFGITFSQIEIDYENPEEYEIAGIQTRGIKYLDHTALIQVSGLSTGKKIMIPGDDITGAVKKLWDQKMFSDVQINALKTEGNKIWLEIYLEERPRLSHVKYFGIKNSDQEELNEKLGLIRGRQITENTLVLSKNIIKDFYAEKGFSKTKVRIFKKQDTTYQNAITLNIYIDKQKKTKIENLQLDGITIFTVRKLKWFKIKDTKEKRWYGLFKPSKYIEDKYEDDKKKIIAEYNKEGYRDAKIIEDSVYNANERNVNIYIKIDEGKQYFFRDIKWVGNKKYQTEFLEKKLQIKKGDVYNREKLDNRLTVDEDAIGNIYMDNGYLFFNIRTIEKKIENDSIDIELRMYEGPKARINKVNIKGNDRTNDNVIRRELYTVPGELFSKSDIIRSIRELATLGHFDPEQIVPTPIPNPANGTVDIEYSLVERGNDRVEISGGWGAGMLVGRLGLSFNNFSIQNIFEKKSWRPLPTGDGQKLSISAQTNGSAYQYYSISFQEPWLGGKKPNSLSVSIYYNIQTNRSYYNPNPENLEKARVIGSSIGFGRRLKWPDNYFTLYHSIGYQKYILDDWKYRSYIRNVSDGSYNSITFSTVFGRNSVDNPLYSRRGSDISLGVELTPPLSLFNDKNYSDMTNQEKYKWIEYHKWTFKARWFTQIWGDLVFHTKVEFGSLGYYNKDIGYSPLGGYSLGGSGMSYYSYGVDIIGLRGYDDGNLTPSAGGNIYTKYTMELRYPIVLGESATVFGLIYTDAGNAWSDTKTFNIFNIKRSAGVGVRIFLPMLGQLGFDWGYGFDSQPGEAGPHGSEFHFTMGQQF; from the coding sequence ATGATAAAAAAAATATTCCTTTCAGTATTACTAATCTTTTTTTTCGGAATTACCTTCAGTCAAATTGAAATTGATTATGAAAACCCCGAAGAATATGAAATTGCCGGAATTCAAACAAGGGGTATAAAATATCTTGACCATACTGCATTAATCCAAGTTTCCGGTTTATCAACAGGAAAAAAAATCATGATTCCGGGAGATGACATTACCGGTGCCGTTAAAAAACTTTGGGATCAAAAAATGTTTTCTGATGTACAGATAAATGCATTAAAAACAGAAGGTAATAAAATATGGTTAGAGATATATTTAGAAGAAAGACCTCGTTTATCTCATGTAAAATATTTCGGTATCAAAAATTCTGATCAAGAAGAACTAAATGAAAAATTAGGACTTATAAGAGGCAGACAAATAACAGAAAACACTCTTGTATTATCAAAAAATATCATCAAAGATTTCTATGCTGAAAAAGGATTCTCAAAAACAAAAGTCAGGATTTTTAAAAAACAAGATACAACATACCAAAATGCAATAACATTAAATATTTACATTGACAAACAGAAAAAAACAAAAATTGAAAATTTACAACTGGATGGGATCACAATATTTACTGTAAGAAAACTAAAATGGTTTAAAATAAAAGATACAAAAGAAAAACGTTGGTACGGACTTTTTAAACCTTCAAAATATATTGAAGATAAATATGAAGACGATAAGAAAAAAATAATTGCCGAATATAACAAAGAAGGATACAGAGATGCAAAAATTATTGAAGATTCTGTTTATAATGCAAACGAACGAAATGTAAATATTTATATAAAAATTGATGAAGGAAAACAATATTTCTTCAGAGATATTAAGTGGGTTGGTAACAAAAAATATCAAACAGAATTTCTGGAAAAAAAGCTGCAAATTAAAAAAGGAGATGTATATAACAGAGAAAAATTAGACAACAGATTGACAGTTGATGAAGATGCTATAGGAAATATATACATGGACAACGGTTATTTATTTTTTAATATAAGAACTATAGAGAAAAAAATTGAAAACGATTCTATTGATATAGAATTGAGAATGTATGAAGGCCCTAAAGCCAGAATTAATAAAGTAAACATAAAAGGCAATGACCGAACCAACGATAATGTAATCAGAAGAGAATTATATACTGTACCCGGAGAACTGTTCAGCAAAAGCGATATAATCAGATCAATCAGAGAGTTAGCAACATTAGGACATTTCGATCCCGAACAAATTGTTCCTACACCAATTCCAAATCCTGCAAACGGAACAGTTGATATTGAGTACTCATTAGTAGAAAGGGGTAACGACAGAGTAGAAATTTCAGGTGGTTGGGGTGCAGGTATGTTAGTAGGACGACTTGGATTGTCTTTTAATAACTTCTCAATTCAAAATATTTTTGAAAAGAAATCATGGCGTCCCTTACCAACCGGAGACGGACAAAAACTCTCAATTAGCGCTCAAACTAATGGTTCTGCATATCAATACTACAGTATCTCTTTCCAAGAACCTTGGTTGGGTGGGAAGAAACCTAATTCTTTATCTGTATCTATATACTATAATATTCAAACCAACAGATCATATTACAATCCTAATCCTGAAAATCTCGAAAAAGCCAGAGTTATAGGGTCTTCGATTGGTTTTGGAAGAAGATTAAAATGGCCTGATAATTATTTTACACTTTATCACTCAATAGGGTACCAGAAGTATATCCTTGATGATTGGAAATATCGTTCTTATATTAGAAACGTAAGTGACGGTAGTTATAACAGCATAACTTTCAGTACTGTTTTCGGAAGAAATTCTGTTGACAATCCGTTATACTCAAGACGCGGATCTGATATTTCATTAGGAGTTGAGCTTACTCCGCCTCTTTCATTGTTTAATGATAAAAATTACAGTGATATGACTAATCAAGAAAAATATAAATGGATTGAATATCATAAATGGACATTTAAGGCAAGATGGTTTACTCAAATATGGGGAGATCTTGTTTTCCATACAAAAGTTGAGTTCGGTTCATTAGGTTACTATAATAAAGATATCGGATATTCTCCTTTAGGAGGATACAGTCTGGGAGGAAGCGGAATGTCTTATTATTCATACGGTGTTGATATTATTGGACTTCGCGGATATGATGACGGTAATTTAACACCCTCAGCAGGAGGAAATATTTATACAAAATATACTATGGAATTGAGGTATCCGATTGTATTAGGTGAAAGTGCAACTGTTTTCGGATTAATATATACAGATGCCGGAAATGCATGGAGCGATACCAAAACTTTTAACATTTTCAATATCAAACGTTCTGCCGGAGTAGGTGTGAGGATATTCCTGCCTATGCTGGGACAACTCGGATTTGATTGGGGTTACGGTTTTGACAGCCAACCGGGTGAAGCAGGACCTCACGGTAGTGAATTCCACTTTACAATGGGACAACAATTTTAA
- a CDS encoding isoprenyl transferase — protein sequence MNITDKKDNIDKQNLPQHVAIIMDGNGRWAKQRGNKRIFGHKNGVQAVRSVVEAAGEIGIKYLTLYAFSTENWKRPKLEINALMSLFISAVKNETKNLMKNNVRMKAIGNLTNLPSNVQDNLNEIINITKNNTGLTLILALSYSSRQEIKDTIINISKEVIDNKISIEDINENLVSSRLQTSEFPDPELLIRTSGEFRISNFLLWQISYSELYFTDILWPDFTKKHFFKAIYNYQQRERRFGKITEQTKSNKT from the coding sequence ATGAACATTACGGACAAAAAAGATAATATTGATAAACAAAACCTGCCTCAACATGTTGCCATTATCATGGACGGAAACGGAAGATGGGCAAAACAAAGAGGCAATAAGAGGATATTTGGACATAAGAATGGGGTTCAGGCTGTTAGAAGTGTAGTAGAAGCAGCCGGAGAAATTGGCATTAAATATCTCACACTTTATGCTTTCTCTACGGAGAATTGGAAAAGACCAAAATTAGAAATAAATGCCTTAATGTCTCTTTTTATATCTGCCGTTAAAAATGAGACTAAAAATCTGATGAAAAATAATGTCAGGATGAAAGCTATCGGGAACCTGACAAATTTACCGAGTAATGTTCAAGATAATTTAAACGAAATTATTAATATAACGAAAAATAATACAGGTCTGACATTAATACTTGCATTAAGTTACAGCTCAAGGCAAGAAATTAAAGATACTATTATTAATATATCAAAAGAAGTAATTGATAATAAAATCTCTATTGAAGATATAAACGAAAATTTAGTTTCGAGCCGGCTTCAAACATCTGAATTCCCGGATCCTGAACTTTTGATAAGAACAAGCGGAGAATTTAGAATAAGTAATTTTTTATTATGGCAAATTTCATACTCCGAATTGTATTTCACTGATATTTTATGGCCTGATTTTACTAAAAAGCATTTTTTTAAAGCAATTTATAATTATCAACAAAGAGAAAGAAGATTCGGAAAAATAACAGAGCAAACAAAATCAAACAAAACATAA
- a CDS encoding AAA family ATPase: MENLKQRFFEKYVFTGTRTSREFISTVDWNNRLIGIKGSRGVGKTTLLLQYIKKNFKPDNKVLYISLDNFYFAENKLYHLANDFHKKGGRFLAIDEVHRYPDWSIELKNIYDDFPDLKVVFTGSSLLHLQKAKADLSRRAVMYKMPGLSFREFINFETGKQIPFYTLKEILKYHIEIAVDITGEIKPLEHFDNYLNYGYYPFYLENKKTFHQKLNEAIQTVIEIDIPQFESVQTSNIIYLKKLLNIISHSVPFKPNLNSISQRTGIALNTLKKYIKYLNDAQMLSLLYFPDKGINSINKSEKIYLDNSNLIYSLSGDAGNTGNLRETFFMNQVGYQNKLNASKQADFLINDKYTIEIGGKNKQQGQIKDTDNAFIVKDNILIGNDNIIPLWLFGFLY; this comes from the coding sequence ATGGAAAATTTAAAACAAAGATTTTTTGAAAAATATGTATTTACCGGTACAAGAACAAGTCGTGAATTTATAAGTACGGTTGATTGGAATAACAGACTTATTGGTATAAAAGGGAGTAGAGGTGTAGGTAAAACAACTCTTTTACTTCAATATATAAAAAAGAATTTCAAACCTGACAATAAAGTTCTTTATATAAGTTTAGACAATTTTTATTTTGCAGAAAATAAATTGTATCATTTGGCAAATGATTTCCATAAAAAGGGCGGACGTTTTCTTGCAATTGATGAGGTACATCGTTATCCGGATTGGAGTATTGAATTGAAAAACATTTATGATGATTTTCCGGATTTAAAAGTTGTTTTTACGGGGTCCTCATTGTTACACCTGCAAAAAGCAAAAGCTGATTTGAGTAGGCGTGCAGTTATGTATAAAATGCCCGGTTTGTCTTTTCGTGAATTTATAAATTTTGAAACAGGTAAACAAATTCCTTTTTATACTTTAAAAGAAATATTAAAATATCATATTGAAATTGCCGTTGATATTACCGGTGAAATAAAACCGTTAGAGCATTTTGACAATTATCTTAACTATGGATATTATCCTTTTTATCTTGAAAATAAAAAAACATTTCATCAAAAGCTAAATGAAGCAATACAAACGGTTATTGAAATTGATATTCCTCAATTTGAATCTGTCCAAACTTCAAATATCATTTATTTAAAGAAGTTATTAAATATCATAAGTCATTCAGTTCCTTTTAAACCAAACCTTAATTCAATTAGCCAAAGAACCGGTATTGCACTTAATACTTTGAAAAAGTATATTAAATACTTGAACGATGCACAGATGTTGTCCTTATTATATTTTCCCGACAAAGGTATAAACAGTATAAATAAGTCTGAAAAAATATATCTTGATAATTCGAATCTTATTTATAGTCTTTCAGGAGATGCCGGTAATACAGGTAATTTGCGTGAAACATTTTTTATGAATCAAGTAGGATATCAAAATAAATTAAACGCATCAAAACAGGCAGATTTTCTGATTAATGACAAATATACAATTGAAATTGGAGGTAAAAACAAACAACAAGGCCAAATTAAAGATACAGATAACGCATTTATTGTAAAAGATAACATATTGATTGGTAATGACAATATAATTCCTTTATGGTTATTCGGATTTTTATATTAA